The following coding sequences are from one Sphingomonadaceae bacterium OTU29LAMAA1 window:
- a CDS encoding DUF1467 family protein, producing MKWTSMLAIYVLFWAFSVFLVLPWGVRTTREAGGDHIPGQAESAPHEFRLGRLLVRVTIVATLLFALFVANYIYGWLTPQMLDLFNRDEVYKQM from the coding sequence ATGAAGTGGACGTCGATGCTGGCGATCTACGTCCTCTTCTGGGCGTTTTCGGTGTTTCTGGTGCTGCCGTGGGGCGTGCGCACGACGCGTGAGGCCGGGGGTGACCACATCCCCGGACAGGCGGAAAGCGCCCCGCACGAATTCCGGCTTGGTCGACTGCTCGTCCGCGTGACCATCGTCGCAACGCTGTTGTTCGCGTTGTTCGTCGCCAATTATATCTATGGCTGGTTGACGCCGCAGATGCTCGACCTGTTCAATCGTGACGAGGTCTACAAACAGATGTGA
- a CDS encoding ribonuclease J: MTPKNNELLFCALGGSGEIGMNVNLYGHAGKWLMVDCGVTFADAAYPGIDIVLPDLSFIEDRIDDLVGIVLTHGHEDHIGALPYLAEDLGVPLYATPFTAGLIRGKLEEEGNANRVKLRVIQPNKETGVAGVQIGPFGVSFVELSHSIPEPNALVIETKAGRVFHTGDWKLDPTPVIGKPVSPEHLTRIGDAGVDVLVCDSTNVFNKEASGSEASVRRGLAEQIAKAKGRVLVTSFASNAARLHTLGEVARETGRKLCVTGRSLDRILKVAQATGYLTDFPDTIDPDTAMRLPKNKVLIVATGGQGEPRAALARVADGSHTIRLEMGDTVIFSSKQIPGNEVAIGKIQNTLAGKGVVMITERQAHVHVSGHPGRPELAQMYKWIRPQTLIPVHGEMRHMMEHARFALTEGVPHALVQSDGDVVRLIPGKPEKIGNATVGRLVLDGDVILPADGSTINERRKLAINGQISVAVAIGKNGQPLGRPQIRVNGVPVEEDRAAFIEDAAGAAADALKGQKRELDRRREDVRLAVRKVATRWTGKKPIVDVLIVEA, from the coding sequence ATGACCCCCAAGAACAACGAACTTCTCTTCTGCGCCCTCGGTGGCTCCGGCGAGATCGGCATGAACGTCAATCTCTACGGCCATGCCGGCAAATGGCTGATGGTCGATTGCGGCGTCACCTTCGCTGACGCGGCCTATCCCGGCATCGACATCGTCCTCCCAGACCTGTCGTTCATCGAGGATCGCATCGACGACCTCGTCGGCATCGTCCTGACCCACGGCCATGAGGATCATATCGGCGCGTTGCCGTACCTCGCCGAGGACCTCGGTGTGCCGCTGTACGCGACGCCGTTCACCGCAGGTCTGATCCGTGGCAAGCTGGAAGAGGAAGGCAATGCCAACCGCGTCAAGCTGCGGGTCATCCAGCCGAACAAGGAAACCGGCGTCGCCGGCGTTCAGATCGGCCCGTTCGGCGTCAGCTTCGTCGAACTGTCGCACTCGATCCCCGAACCCAATGCGCTGGTCATCGAGACCAAGGCGGGCCGCGTGTTCCACACCGGCGACTGGAAGCTCGATCCTACCCCGGTAATCGGCAAGCCGGTCAGCCCCGAACACCTGACGCGGATCGGCGATGCTGGCGTCGATGTGCTCGTCTGCGATTCGACCAACGTCTTCAACAAGGAAGCGTCGGGGTCGGAAGCCTCGGTCCGCCGCGGCCTCGCCGAACAGATCGCCAAGGCCAAGGGCCGCGTGCTCGTCACGTCGTTTGCGTCCAATGCCGCGCGCCTGCACACGCTGGGTGAAGTTGCGCGTGAGACGGGGCGCAAACTGTGCGTCACCGGCCGGTCGCTCGACCGGATCCTGAAGGTCGCGCAGGCGACGGGCTATCTCACCGATTTCCCCGACACGATCGATCCCGACACCGCGATGCGCCTGCCCAAGAACAAGGTGCTGATCGTCGCCACCGGTGGGCAGGGCGAACCGCGCGCGGCGCTGGCGCGCGTCGCCGACGGATCGCACACGATCAGGTTGGAGATGGGCGACACCGTGATCTTCTCATCGAAGCAGATCCCCGGCAACGAGGTCGCGATCGGCAAGATCCAGAACACGCTGGCGGGCAAGGGCGTGGTGATGATCACCGAACGTCAGGCGCACGTCCACGTCTCGGGTCACCCCGGCCGCCCCGAGCTGGCGCAGATGTACAAGTGGATCCGTCCGCAGACGCTGATCCCCGTTCATGGCGAGATGCGCCACATGATGGAGCATGCCCGTTTTGCGCTCACCGAGGGGGTGCCCCACGCGCTGGTGCAGAGCGACGGTGATGTCGTCCGCCTGATCCCCGGCAAGCCCGAAAAGATCGGCAACGCGACGGTCGGTCGTCTGGTGCTGGACGGCGACGTCATCCTGCCCGCGGACGGATCGACGATCAACGAACGGCGCAAGCTCGCAATCAACGGCCAGATCTCGGTCGCGGTGGCGATCGGCAAGAATGGCCAACCGCTTGGTCGTCCGCAGATCCGCGTCAACGGCGTGCCTGTTGAGGAGGACCGTGCGGCGTTCATCGAGGATGCTGCCGGAGCCGCTGCCGATGCGCTGAAGGGCCAGAAGCGGGAACTCGACCGGCGCCGCGAAGACGTCCGGCTCGCGGTTCGCAAGGTCGCGACGCGCTGGACCGGCAAGAAGCCGATCGTCGATGTGCTGATCGTCGAGGCATAA
- a CDS encoding type III pantothenate kinase — MLLAVDAGNTNVVFALVEGRTIKARWRIATDPRRTADEYAVWLSQLLALEGYDRSQIDAVIIATVVPRALHNLQVLSAKYFKTEALIAGRAPVEWGITIDVDEPTSLGADRAVNTIAAHALHDGDLIVIDFGTATTFDVSDYSGAYKGGIIAPGINLSLDALVSAAAKLPRIAIEAPATDSVIGRNTVDQMAIGVYFGYIAMIEGLVARMKAEIGRPAKVIATGGLATLFEQNTDVFDVIEPDLTIQGLAIMYQNAHIG, encoded by the coding sequence ATGCTGCTCGCCGTGGATGCCGGCAATACCAATGTCGTGTTCGCGCTGGTGGAGGGCCGCACCATCAAGGCACGCTGGCGCATCGCCACCGATCCGCGCCGCACCGCCGACGAATATGCGGTGTGGCTCAGCCAGCTCCTCGCGCTCGAAGGCTATGATCGCAGCCAGATCGACGCGGTCATCATCGCCACCGTCGTGCCCCGCGCTCTCCACAATCTGCAGGTTCTCAGCGCGAAATACTTCAAGACCGAAGCCCTGATCGCCGGCCGCGCGCCGGTCGAATGGGGCATCACCATCGACGTGGACGAGCCCACGAGCCTGGGCGCCGACCGCGCCGTCAATACCATCGCAGCTCACGCACTGCACGACGGCGACCTGATCGTCATCGATTTCGGCACCGCCACCACCTTCGACGTCAGCGACTATAGCGGCGCTTACAAGGGCGGGATCATCGCCCCCGGTATCAACCTGTCGCTCGACGCTCTCGTCAGCGCCGCAGCCAAGCTGCCCCGCATCGCGATCGAGGCGCCCGCCACCGACAGCGTCATCGGCCGCAACACCGTGGATCAGATGGCCATCGGCGTCTATTTCGGCTATATCGCGATGATTGAAGGGCTGGTCGCGCGGATGAAGGCGGAAATCGGCCGCCCGGCCAAGGTGATCGCCACCGGAGGCCTCGCCACGCTCTTCGAACAGAACACCGACGTCTTCGACGTCATCGAGCCAGACCTGACGATCCAGGGGCTGGCGATCATGTACCAAAACGCCCATATCGGCTGA
- a CDS encoding biotin--[acetyl-CoA-carboxylase] ligase, which produces MLLLARQGAEEGLWLRAERQTAGRGRQGRAWTSPAGNLYASTLVRLRPSDPPPATLALVAAVALHETVGVFGIGAQLKWPNDLLVAGAKLSGILLERSDNAVVVGIGVNLADHPELPDRPTTSLAAQGISAAPELFLDVLTETFTRWLARSRGEGLAAIRTAWLAAAHTIGTALSVRLPDGSAQDGLFDGLDADGALILRLASGRRHVIHAADVFLL; this is translated from the coding sequence ATGCTCCTCCTCGCCCGGCAGGGCGCGGAGGAGGGGCTGTGGCTCCGGGCCGAGCGCCAGACCGCCGGCCGCGGACGGCAGGGCAGGGCATGGACCTCGCCCGCCGGCAACCTCTACGCCTCGACGCTCGTCCGTCTGCGGCCGAGCGATCCGCCTCCGGCCACGCTGGCGCTGGTCGCGGCGGTCGCGTTGCACGAAACGGTCGGTGTCTTCGGTATCGGCGCGCAGCTTAAATGGCCCAACGACCTGTTGGTGGCAGGCGCCAAGCTGTCCGGCATCCTGCTAGAACGCAGCGACAACGCGGTAGTCGTCGGGATCGGCGTCAACCTCGCCGATCATCCTGAACTGCCGGACCGGCCGACGACCAGTCTGGCCGCGCAAGGCATATCCGCCGCGCCGGAGTTGTTCCTCGACGTCCTCACCGAAACCTTCACCCGCTGGCTCGCACGTTCGCGCGGGGAGGGCCTTGCGGCGATCCGCACAGCATGGCTCGCCGCCGCGCATACGATCGGCACCGCACTCTCGGTCCGCTTACCCGATGGCAGCGCCCAAGACGGCCTGTTCGACGGCCTCGACGCAGACGGTGCGCTGATCCTGCGCTTGGCGTCGGGGCGACGGCATGTCATTCACGCCGCAGACGTGTTCCTGCTGTGA
- the nuoN gene encoding NADH-quinone oxidoreductase subunit NuoN, with the protein MDYAANLAMTLPEVILGLGAIVLMLVCAWGGPASTRAVSWTAVVILGGACLALLGPAGSGGPAFDGLYRADAFAAFAKVLIFIAAAVGILMAPDFFQRTSGDDLRPEYPVLILLSAAGMGMMVSASDLLTLYVGLELQSLSAYVLASFMRRDTRSAEAGLKYFVLGALASGILLYGISLVYGFSGTTLFPGIAAAYAEGNSLGLLFGLVFVFAGIAFKISAVPFHMWTPDVYEGAPTPVTAFFASAPKVAAMGLAVRVAVEAMGPATDQWRQIVIFAALASIVLGAVAAIGQTNIKRLLAYSSINNVGFALVGLAAGTPEGVSGVLVYMTIYIAMTLGSFLVVLQMRDDDGQPVETIAALSGMSRTRPGLAAALAIFMFSLAGIPPLFGFYAKFAVFDAAVRAGLFPLAVIGIAASTIGAYYYLRVVKTMYFDEPAPAFAKGNSPVEGGLIVLTAAFVSPLGYLAIPLLGGWTMAAARALFPAI; encoded by the coding sequence ATGGATTACGCCGCCAATCTCGCCATGACCCTGCCCGAGGTGATCCTCGGACTGGGCGCGATCGTCCTGATGCTGGTGTGCGCCTGGGGCGGCCCGGCCTCGACGCGCGCGGTCTCGTGGACGGCCGTCGTCATTCTGGGCGGTGCCTGCCTTGCCCTGCTCGGGCCGGCCGGCTCCGGTGGACCCGCGTTCGACGGCCTGTACCGCGCCGACGCCTTCGCTGCCTTCGCCAAGGTGCTGATCTTCATCGCCGCCGCGGTCGGCATCCTGATGGCGCCAGATTTCTTCCAACGGACCAGCGGTGACGATCTCCGCCCCGAATATCCGGTCCTGATCCTGCTCTCCGCAGCGGGTATGGGCATGATGGTGTCGGCGAGCGATCTGCTCACGCTCTACGTCGGCCTCGAACTGCAATCGCTGTCGGCCTACGTCCTCGCGAGCTTCATGCGCCGCGACACGCGTTCGGCCGAAGCGGGGCTCAAGTATTTCGTGCTTGGCGCACTCGCCAGCGGTATCCTGCTCTACGGCATCAGTCTTGTGTACGGCTTCTCGGGTACGACGCTGTTCCCCGGAATCGCTGCGGCTTATGCGGAGGGCAATTCGCTCGGCCTGCTGTTCGGCCTCGTCTTCGTCTTCGCGGGCATCGCGTTCAAGATCTCGGCGGTGCCGTTCCACATGTGGACGCCCGACGTCTACGAAGGCGCACCGACCCCGGTAACCGCCTTCTTCGCCTCCGCTCCCAAGGTCGCGGCGATGGGCCTCGCGGTCCGCGTCGCCGTCGAGGCGATGGGTCCGGCGACGGATCAGTGGCGTCAGATCGTGATCTTCGCCGCGCTCGCCTCGATCGTACTCGGCGCGGTGGCGGCGATCGGTCAGACCAACATCAAGCGGCTGCTCGCCTATTCGTCGATCAACAACGTCGGCTTCGCGCTGGTCGGCCTCGCGGCGGGCACGCCTGAGGGCGTGTCGGGCGTGCTCGTCTACATGACGATCTACATCGCCATGACGCTCGGCTCGTTCCTGGTCGTGCTCCAGATGCGTGACGACGACGGTCAGCCGGTCGAGACGATCGCCGCGCTGTCCGGCATGTCGCGGACCCGCCCGGGCCTCGCCGCAGCGCTCGCCATCTTCATGTTCAGCCTGGCCGGCATCCCGCCGCTGTTCGGCTTCTACGCGAAGTTCGCGGTGTTCGACGCCGCCGTCCGCGCCGGCCTGTTCCCGCTCGCGGTGATCGGCATCGCCGCCTCGACGATCGGCGCCTATTACTACCTGCGCGTGGTCAAGACGATGTACTTCGACGAACCCGCGCCGGCGTTCGCCAAGGGCAACAGCCCGGTCGAGGGCGGGTTGATCGTCCTCACCGCAGCCTTCGTGTCGCCGCTCGGCTATCTCGCCATCCCGCTGCTCGGCGGCTGGACGATGGCGGCGGCCCGCGCGCTGTTTCCCGCGATTTGA
- a CDS encoding NADH-quinone oxidoreductase subunit M: MSGFPILSIMLLIPAVAAIACLFVPAATARMLALAATLVDFVLGIMLWANYDIGGAQWQFVEQGPRLGFFGWNLGIDGFALMLIMLSVFLMPICIGASWRAITNRVPEYMAAFLLTETLMIGTFAAQDLFLFYLFFEAGLIPMYLIIGIWGGANRIYASYKFFLYTLLGSLLMLVAMLYMAQTAGTSSIPALQAYDFPAHVQTWLWLAFFASFAVKMPMWPVHTWLPDAHVQAPTAGSVILAGVLLKLGGYGFLRFSLPMFPEASGELTWLIFGLSAVAVIYTSLVALVQADMKKLIAYSSVAHMAIVTIGLFAFNRQGIEGAMIMMLSHGLVSGALFLCVGVIYDRLHTREISRYGGLAINMPRYALFFLFFTMASIGLPGTSGFVAEFLALMGTYQVSTWIALLCTTSIILGAAYMLYLYRRVVFGEIKSEDVREMQDLSHRELWLLAPIAAVALWMGVYPESFLSPMRKDVGVLLARIDRATPASDSQPTAGKPLTAAHAAAHGQAH; this comes from the coding sequence GTGAGCGGGTTCCCCATTCTCTCGATCATGCTGCTGATCCCCGCGGTCGCAGCGATCGCCTGCCTGTTCGTTCCCGCCGCTACCGCGCGGATGCTGGCTTTGGCCGCGACGCTGGTCGACTTCGTGCTCGGCATCATGCTGTGGGCGAATTACGACATCGGCGGAGCGCAGTGGCAGTTCGTCGAGCAGGGGCCGCGGCTCGGTTTCTTCGGCTGGAACCTCGGTATCGACGGTTTCGCGCTGATGCTGATCATGCTCAGCGTGTTCCTGATGCCGATCTGCATCGGCGCGAGCTGGCGTGCGATCACCAATCGCGTGCCGGAATATATGGCGGCGTTCCTGCTGACCGAAACGCTGATGATCGGCACCTTCGCGGCGCAGGACCTGTTCCTGTTCTACCTGTTCTTCGAAGCCGGTTTGATCCCGATGTACCTGATCATCGGCATCTGGGGCGGGGCGAACCGCATCTACGCGAGCTACAAGTTCTTCCTCTACACGCTGCTCGGCTCGCTGCTGATGCTCGTCGCGATGCTCTACATGGCGCAGACCGCCGGCACTTCCAGCATCCCGGCATTGCAGGCGTACGACTTCCCGGCGCATGTCCAGACATGGCTGTGGCTCGCCTTCTTCGCCTCGTTCGCGGTCAAGATGCCGATGTGGCCCGTCCACACCTGGCTACCCGACGCACACGTGCAGGCGCCGACCGCGGGTTCGGTCATCCTGGCAGGCGTGCTGCTCAAGCTCGGTGGCTATGGCTTCCTGCGCTTCAGCCTGCCGATGTTCCCCGAGGCTTCGGGCGAGCTGACGTGGCTGATCTTCGGCCTGTCGGCGGTGGCGGTGATCTACACCTCGCTCGTTGCGCTGGTGCAGGCCGACATGAAGAAGCTGATCGCATATTCTTCCGTCGCCCACATGGCGATCGTGACCATCGGCCTCTTCGCCTTCAACCGGCAGGGGATCGAGGGCGCGATGATCATGATGCTCAGCCACGGGCTGGTGTCGGGCGCGCTGTTCCTGTGCGTCGGCGTGATCTACGACCGGCTGCACACGCGTGAGATCAGCCGCTATGGCGGCCTCGCGATCAACATGCCGCGGTATGCGCTGTTCTTCCTGTTCTTCACCATGGCGTCGATCGGCCTGCCGGGGACCAGCGGCTTCGTCGCCGAGTTCCTGGCGCTGATGGGCACGTATCAGGTGTCGACCTGGATCGCCTTGCTCTGCACGACCAGCATTATCCTCGGCGCGGCGTACATGCTGTACCTCTACCGCCGCGTCGTCTTCGGCGAGATCAAGTCGGAGGATGTGCGCGAGATGCAGGACCTGTCACACCGCGAACTCTGGCTGCTGGCGCCGATCGCCGCGGTCGCGCTGTGGATGGGCGTCTACCCCGAAAGCTTCCTCAGCCCGATGCGCAAGGATGTCGGCGTGCTGCTCGCCCGGATCGACCGCGCGACGCCCGCCTCCGATTCCCAGCCGACTGCCGGCAAGCCCCTAACTGCGGCGCATGCCGCCGCCCACGGACAAGCCCACTGA
- the nuoL gene encoding NADH-quinone oxidoreductase subunit L — protein sequence MTSILFIVFLPLLAAMVAGLGNKAIGFVPAKLITTGALFASCLLSWPIFLGFLAGTNTATVVPVLTWIVSGDMAVDWSLRVDQLTAIMLVVITSVSALVHLYSWGYMSEDPDQPRFFAYLSLFTFAMLMLVTADTLVQMFFGWEGVGLASYLLIGFWFRKPSANAAAIKAFVVNRVGDLGFMLGIFGTFLVFGTVSIPAILAAAPGMAGSTIGFLGMRVDTMTVLCLLLFVGAMGKSAQLGLHTWLPDAMEGPTPVSALIHAATMVTAGVFMVCRLSPMFETSPAALHVVMFVGAATCLFAATVGMVQTDIKRVIAYSTCSQLGYMFFAAGVGAYGAAMFHLFTHAFFKALLFLGAGSVIHAMHHEQDMRYYGGLRKSIPLTFWGMMMGTLAITGVGLPAVFGNPLGIGFAGFHSKDAIIEAGWAAGEPGVWFVGVLVALITSFYSWRLMFLTFWGTPRWAASEHIQHALHDSHGHDHAHDDHAHGDTHGHAGHHADEAHANPAKAEDSGDHPSTHGPSQQDLPAGTGGYHPHESPWPMLVPLILLSIGAIAAGFVFHGYFIEPEAGETFWKGDIAFREHLMHAMHEVPTIIKLSATIAMLLGLFTAWYAYIKSPSFPAAVADQFRILYRFLVHKYYFDELYHLIFVRPAFAIGRLLWHRGDEQTIDRFGPNGSAWVVQLSSRLAGRLQNGYVYTYAFVMLIGLTAVVTWAIAQ from the coding sequence GTGACCTCCATCCTCTTCATCGTGTTCCTGCCGCTGCTCGCCGCGATGGTCGCGGGGCTCGGCAACAAGGCGATCGGCTTCGTGCCGGCAAAGCTGATCACGACCGGCGCGCTGTTCGCATCGTGCCTGCTGTCGTGGCCGATCTTCCTCGGCTTCCTCGCCGGCACCAACACCGCCACGGTCGTGCCGGTGCTGACCTGGATCGTCAGCGGCGACATGGCGGTCGACTGGTCGCTGCGCGTCGACCAGCTGACCGCGATCATGCTGGTGGTCATCACCAGCGTCTCGGCGCTCGTCCACCTCTATAGCTGGGGCTATATGAGCGAGGACCCGGATCAGCCGCGCTTCTTCGCCTATCTCTCGCTGTTCACCTTCGCGATGCTGATGCTGGTGACCGCGGATACGCTGGTCCAGATGTTCTTCGGTTGGGAAGGCGTCGGCCTCGCCAGCTACCTGCTGATCGGCTTCTGGTTCCGCAAGCCCTCCGCCAATGCCGCCGCGATCAAGGCATTCGTCGTCAACCGCGTCGGCGACCTCGGCTTCATGCTCGGTATCTTCGGCACCTTCCTGGTGTTCGGCACCGTATCGATCCCCGCGATCCTCGCCGCCGCGCCGGGCATGGCCGGATCGACGATCGGCTTCCTCGGCATGCGGGTCGATACGATGACTGTGCTCTGCCTGCTGCTGTTCGTCGGCGCGATGGGCAAGTCGGCGCAGCTCGGCCTCCACACCTGGTTGCCCGACGCGATGGAAGGCCCGACCCCGGTGTCGGCGCTGATCCACGCGGCGACCATGGTCACCGCGGGCGTGTTCATGGTGTGCCGCCTGTCGCCGATGTTCGAAACCTCGCCGGCCGCATTGCATGTCGTGATGTTCGTCGGCGCCGCGACCTGCCTGTTCGCCGCGACCGTCGGCATGGTGCAGACCGACATCAAGCGCGTCATCGCCTATTCGACCTGTTCGCAGCTCGGCTACATGTTCTTTGCCGCAGGCGTCGGTGCCTATGGCGCGGCGATGTTCCACCTGTTTACGCACGCTTTTTTCAAGGCGCTGCTGTTCCTCGGTGCCGGTTCGGTCATTCACGCGATGCACCACGAGCAGGATATGCGCTATTACGGCGGCCTGCGGAAAAGCATCCCGCTCACCTTCTGGGGCATGATGATGGGGACGCTGGCGATCACCGGCGTCGGCCTGCCCGCGGTGTTCGGCAACCCGCTCGGCATCGGTTTCGCGGGCTTCCATTCGAAGGACGCGATCATCGAGGCCGGCTGGGCCGCGGGCGAGCCCGGCGTGTGGTTCGTCGGCGTGCTCGTCGCGCTGATCACCAGCTTCTATTCGTGGCGCCTGATGTTCCTCACCTTCTGGGGGACACCGCGCTGGGCCGCATCGGAGCATATCCAGCACGCGCTCCATGACTCGCACGGCCATGATCACGCGCATGACGACCACGCGCATGGCGATACCCATGGTCACGCCGGTCATCACGCCGATGAGGCGCATGCCAATCCGGCCAAGGCCGAGGACAGCGGCGATCATCCGTCGACGCACGGCCCGTCGCAGCAGGACCTGCCCGCCGGCACCGGTGGCTATCATCCGCACGAGAGCCCGTGGCCGATGCTGGTGCCGCTGATCCTCCTGTCGATCGGCGCGATCGCGGCGGGCTTCGTCTTCCACGGCTATTTCATCGAGCCGGAAGCGGGCGAGACGTTCTGGAAGGGCGACATCGCCTTCCGTGAGCATTTGATGCACGCGATGCACGAGGTTCCGACGATCATCAAATTGTCGGCGACGATCGCGATGCTGCTCGGACTGTTCACGGCCTGGTATGCCTATATCAAGTCGCCGAGCTTCCCGGCCGCGGTCGCGGATCAGTTCCGCATCCTCTACCGTTTCCTCGTCCACAAATATTATTTCGACGAACTCTATCACCTCATCTTCGTCCGTCCCGCCTTCGCCATCGGCCGCCTGCTGTGGCACCGCGGTGACGAACAGACGATTGACCGGTTCGGGCCGAACGGCTCGGCGTGGGTGGTGCAGCTCTCCAGCCGTCTCGCGGGCCGGCTTCAGAACGGATATGTCTATACCTATGCCTTCGTCATGCTGATCGGTCTGACCGCCGTCGTCACCTGGGCGATCGCACAGTGA
- the nuoK gene encoding NADH-quinone oxidoreductase subunit NuoK produces MIGLTHYLVVAAILFTMGVLGIFLNRKNLIVILMAIELILLAVNLNLVAFSAYLHDLVGQIFAMFVLTVAAGEAAIGLAILVIYFRGRGTIAVDDVNRMKG; encoded by the coding sequence GTGATCGGTCTTACCCATTACCTCGTCGTCGCGGCGATCCTGTTCACGATGGGCGTGCTCGGCATCTTCCTGAACCGGAAGAATCTGATCGTCATTCTGATGGCGATCGAGCTGATCCTGCTCGCGGTGAACCTCAACCTCGTCGCCTTCTCGGCGTACCTGCATGATCTGGTCGGGCAGATCTTCGCGATGTTCGTGCTGACGGTGGCCGCCGGCGAAGCGGCGATCGGACTCGCGATCCTCGTCATCTACTTCCGTGGCCGCGGCACGATCGCGGTCGACGACGTCAATCGGATGAAGGGCTAA
- a CDS encoding NADH-quinone oxidoreductase subunit J, whose translation MIQAIAFYLFAIVVIGSGAMTISSRNPVHSVMWLILAFFNAAGLMVLVGAEFIAMLLVIVYVGAVAVLFLFVVMMLDIEVAQLRAGFAQYAALGLALAVALAAEILIGIGAWNAGGLKISQRIAPIDSAVPNIQAMGTLLYTRYLFVFEAAGFVLLVAMIGAIVLTHRQRGGVRAQSPFRQIGRRPEDATRNVQPPIGQGVQL comes from the coding sequence GTGATCCAGGCAATTGCCTTCTATTTGTTCGCCATCGTGGTGATCGGATCCGGCGCGATGACGATCTCGTCGCGCAATCCGGTGCATTCGGTGATGTGGCTGATCCTCGCGTTCTTCAACGCGGCGGGACTGATGGTGCTCGTCGGTGCCGAGTTCATCGCGATGCTGCTCGTCATCGTCTACGTCGGCGCGGTCGCGGTGCTGTTCCTGTTCGTCGTCATGATGCTCGATATCGAGGTCGCGCAACTGCGCGCCGGCTTTGCGCAATATGCCGCGCTGGGCCTTGCGCTCGCGGTGGCGCTCGCCGCTGAAATCTTGATCGGCATCGGCGCCTGGAACGCCGGCGGACTCAAGATCAGCCAGCGGATCGCGCCGATCGACAGCGCCGTCCCGAACATCCAGGCGATGGGGACGTTGCTCTACACGCGCTATCTGTTTGTGTTCGAGGCGGCGGGCTTTGTCCTGCTCGTCGCGATGATCGGCGCGATCGTGCTGACGCATCGGCAGCGTGGCGGAGTGCGCGCCCAGTCGCCGTTCCGCCAGATCGGCCGCCGTCCAGAGGATGCGACGCGCAACGTCCAGCCGCCGATCGGCCAGGGGGTCCAGCTGTGA
- the nuoI gene encoding NADH-quinone oxidoreductase subunit NuoI yields MSVAQIVKSFTLWEFVKAHALTLKYFFKPKATINYPYERNPISPRFRGEHVLRRYPNGEERCIACKLCEAVCPAQAITIEAEPRDDGSRRTTRYDIDMTKCIYCGLCQEACPVDAIVEGPNYEFSTETREELIYDKAKLLDNGDRWESAIAANLAADAPYR; encoded by the coding sequence TTGAGCGTCGCACAGATCGTCAAGTCGTTCACCTTGTGGGAATTCGTGAAGGCGCACGCCCTCACGCTGAAGTATTTCTTCAAGCCCAAGGCGACGATCAACTATCCCTACGAACGCAACCCGATCAGCCCGCGGTTCCGCGGCGAGCACGTGTTGCGCCGCTATCCCAATGGCGAGGAACGCTGCATCGCATGCAAGCTGTGCGAGGCGGTATGCCCGGCGCAGGCGATCACGATCGAGGCCGAACCGCGCGACGACGGCAGCCGCCGCACGACGCGCTACGATATCGACATGACCAAGTGCATCTACTGCGGCCTGTGTCAGGAAGCGTGCCCGGTCGATGCGATCGTCGAGGGGCCGAACTACGAATTCTCGACCGAAACGCGGGAAGAGCTGATCTACGACAAGGCAAAGCTGCTCGATAACGGCGACCGCTGGGAAAGCGCAATCGCGGCGAACCTTGCCGCCGATGCGCCCTACCGTTAA